Proteins from a single region of Dictyostelium discoideum AX4 chromosome 5 chromosome, whole genome shotgun sequence:
- the mgp1 gene encoding Cdc15/Fes/CIP4 domain-containing protein codes for MNVENQDPNIMVIPNNNLGPIDGNNISPAMNDENSNNGSSFLKNLVNTGTNLLFSSSSSIASPPNLGGLSNDSTNNNSNSNNTIDSSKPLSFENDMSDGYEALVRRSEIAIDQCKELLDFFKKRASEEEKYSKNISNMFSKFKVKDDHDTFQKGVSLLNKINDAESTIHRSFSQNITTNLYHPLNEAIKDMEKSRKRLLEDGKKLKNDLKDSIENVKKSNQKYEKLCREMEQAKLELIEEGNDTKSGKVETLEKKLEKTKLASIKAEDEYKEQINETNEFISGVYQNRLSENLREFQQFELTRLEIMKSNIRNYIGFMKDIPQALQCEIDSTKGFVDIIDPEVDLQNYIMNNSNPKKVLLPFIFEAYNDHKPFVDQHNQNSSSSSSTNALNYASPMSASGSITNTITSQSGSTIISNGASQPIEIPSPQPISEQQQIPPQQQQQQQQAQVPPTSINQSSSPPVNPMGRQQSLKENIFGFFNKATTNLKSSTSSLLTKDGNSTTSSNTSTSNSNQLSKSGIGLPIINTNSIFGVELEVLIENDNSKKKGNGVELEVPLILTQFVQALLKLESFKMDGVFVSLPSHFNIQQEKQKLDQTGTLENITDVYLIASLFKNWIGDLPNPLISYAIYQEIIEAPDNAWKIIESGIPILHRRVLHYIIDFLVDFVNCSKMDTHSISLIFTPVLIRSPFNGDSLLNSKKEVAVIENMIIDSLETKRGNYILKRNLPIIPDDENSDDDDDDSGHIDDENNSSTSGENDINTTNINNNNNVNSNNDTNNNNNNSNTTTTNNNNNNDSNNSNSTNNNNNNNNNNTNNDDNESNNSGYGVSSNGNNINSSVGGSVTHHFLYQTTPTNNVTPVLSDFFDTNSSNGSSKANTNTHNLGVRNSSNISFDTISTNQSDSEPVLVEYDNDDFDILSYK; via the exons atgaatgtTGAAAATCAAGATCCAAATATAATGGTTATCCCTAATAACAATTTGGGTCCAattgatggtaataatatatcACCAGCAATGAACgatgaaaattcaaataatggaTCATCATTTCTCAAGAATCTTGTAAACACAGGAACCAATCTTTTAttctcatcatcatcatcaattgcATCACCACCAAATCTTGGAGGCCTTTCAAATGAttccaccaacaacaacagcaatagcaataatacTATTGATTCATCTAAGCctttatcatttgaaaatgatatgtCTGATGGATATGAAGCTTTGGTAAGAAGAAGTGAAATTGCAATTGACCAATgtaaagaattattagacttttttaaaaaaagagcatctgaagaagaaaaatattcaaaaaatatttcaaatatgttttcaaaatttaaagttaAAGACGACCATGa taCATTCCAAAAAGGTGTTtcacttttaaataaaattaatgatgcAGAATCAACAATTCACAGATCATTCTCTCAAAATATTACAACTAATCTTTATCATCCACTTAATGAAGCAATTAAAGATATGGAGAAATCAAGAAAGAgg ttATTAGAAGAtggtaaaaaattaaaaaatgatttaaaagattcaattgaaaatgttaagaaatcaaatcaaaaatatgaaaaattatGTAGAGAGATGGAACAAGcaaaattagaattaattgaagaagGAAATGATACAAAATCAGGTAAAGTTGAAACATTGGAGAAAAAACTCGAAAAGACTAAATTGGCTTCAATTAAAGCAGAGGATGAATATAAGGAGCAAATAAATGAGACTAATGAATTCATCAGTGGTGTTTATCAAAATAGATTATCAGAAAATCTAAGAGAATTTCAACAATTTGAATTGACAAGATTAGAAATCATGAAGAGTAACATTAGAAATTATATTGGCTTTATGAAAGATATTCCACAAGCACTACAATGCGAAATTGATAGTACCAAAGGTTTCGTTGATATTATTGATCCAGAGGTTGATTTACAAAATTACATTATGAATAATAGTAATCCAAAGAAAGTATTATTACCATTCATTTTCGAGGCATACAATGATCATAAACCATTTGTTGATCAACATAATCAAAATTCATCCTCATCTTCATCAACTAATGCATTAAATTATGCAAGTCCAATGAGTGCATCCGGCTCAATTACCAATACAATTACTTCACAATCAGGTTCCACAATCATTAGCAATGGTGCCTCACAGCCAATTGAAATACCATCACCCCAACCAATCtctgaacaacaacaaataccaccacaacaacaacagcaacaacagcaagcTCAAGTTCCCCCAACATCTATAAATCAATCATCAAGTCCACCAGTTAATCCAATGGGAAGACAACAATCATTGAAAGAGaatatttttggttttttcaataaagCAACAACAAATCTTAAATCCTCAACTTCATCATTACTAACAAAGGATGGTAATTCGACAACCTCCTCTAACACATCAACTAGCAACTCCaatcaattatcaaaatcGGGTATTGGTttaccaattattaatacaaattcaatatttggTGTAGAGTTGGAAGTATTAATAGAGaatgataattcaaaaaagaaaGGCAATGGTGTTGAATTAGAGGTCCCATTAATATTGACTCAATTTGTTCAAGCTCTATTGAAATTGGAGTCATTCAAAATGGATGGTGTTTTTGTTTCACTTCCATCTCATTTCAATATTCAACAAGAGAAACAAAAACTAGATCAAACTGGTACTTTAGAAAATATTACTGATGTTTATTTAATCGcaagtttatttaaaaattggattGGTGATTTACCAAATCCATTAATAAGTTATGCTATTTA tcAAGAGATCATTGAAGCACCAGATAATGCATGGAAAATTATAGAATCTGGTATTCCAATACTTCATAGAAGGGTATTACACTACATTATTGACTTTTTAGTTGATTTTGTAAATTGTTCAAAAATGGATACCCACAgtatttcattaatattcACACCTGTATTAATTAGATCCCCATTTAATGGTGATAGTTTGTTAAACTCAAAGAAAGAAGTTGCCGTTATTGAAAATATGATCATTGATTCCTTAGAAACAAAAAGAGGAAACTATATcttgaaaagaaatttacCAATCATTCCAGATGATGAAAattctgatgatgatgatgatgatagtggTCATatagatgatgaaaataatagcaGTACAAGTGgtgaaaatgatattaatactaccaatataaataataataataatgtcaatagcaataatgataccaataataataataacaatagtaatactacaactactaataataataataacaatgatagtaataattcaaactctactaataataataataataataataataataatactaataatgatgataatgaaagtaATAATAGCGGATATGGTGTAAGTAGTAATggcaataatattaatagtagtgTTGGTGGAAGTGTTActcatcattttttatatcaaaCTACACCAACTAATAATGTAACACCTGTTTTATCAGATTTCTTTGATACCAACAGCTCAAATGGATCCAGTAAAGCAAATACAAATACCCACAATCTTGGAGTAAGAAATTCAAGTAACATTTCATTCGATACTATCTCAACAAATCAATCAGACTCTGAACCTGTATTAGTTGAATATGATAACGATGATTTTGACATTTTAtcttataaataa
- the acbd6 gene encoding acyl-CoA binding protein produces MTDAQIENKFKLAVDYITNNSGKLSNIKNEEQLYLYCNYKQATIGDCNTKAPPFYDYIGKSKWNSWNSLKGVEKIVAMNSYISLVNALSPGWDSNIKVERATQSVFLNDEEFKELEKKEKEEKEELKKLEEENGGEIEKPKSKWMGPVLSKFSLVDDETLEKLEKNTKQDLGYWVSVNDIERVKKEIENDKNIINEVDEDGRTALIWACDRGYFEIAKLLIENGSNVNVQDGEGMTPLHYAVVCDQFEICKLLLSQSSIDKSIKDNSDSIPSDFIDSSTSENIKSLFK; encoded by the exons atgaCAGATGCACAAATcgaaaacaaatttaaattagcGGTAGATTATATAACAAATAACTCTGGAAAGTTAAGTAATATTAAGAATGAAGaacaattatatttatattgtaACTATAAACAAGCCACAATTGGAGATTGTAATACAAAAGCACCACCATTCTATGACTATATAGGTAAATCGAAatg gaATAGTTGGAATTCATTAAAAGGTGTTGAAAAAATTGTTGCAATGAATAGTTATATAAGTTTAGTAAATGCATTATCACCTGGATGGGATAGTAATATAAAAGTTGAACGAGCAACACAaagtgtttttttaaatgatgaagaatttaaagaattggaaaagaaagaaaaagaagaaaaagaagaattaaaaaaattagaagaagaaaatggtggtgaaattgaaaaaccaaaatcaaaatggaTGGGTCCAGTTTTAAGTAAATTTTCATTAGTAGATGATGAAACTttagaaaaattagaaaagaaTAC TAAACAAGATTTAGGATATTGGGTTAGTgttaatgatattgaaagagttaaaaaagaaattgaaaatgataaaaatataattaatgaaGTTGATGAAGATGGTAGAACAGCTTTAATATGGGCATGTGATAGAggttattttgaaattgcaAAACTcttaattgaaaatggttcAAATGTAAATGTTCAAGATGGTGAAGGAATGACACCACTTCATTATGCAGTAGTTTGTGatcaatttgaaatttgtaaACTTTTACTCTCTCaatcatcaattgataaatcaattaaagataattcTGACTCAATTCCATCTGATTTTATTGATTCTTCAACaagtgaaaatattaaatctttatttaaatag
- a CDS encoding hypothetical protein (Na+/H+ antiporter-like protein) encodes MVTANPLHEDVGLFLVQCLLIIFISRCVTWLFAKIQQPPVIAEIISGILLGPTALGKIPGFSSHLFTDASLKILNVFAQIGLVFFMFIIGLELDPTLFKGQIKTSLLISAASIAIPFGLGIAASVYLAEIQNTVWSYSLGIFIGVALCITAFPVLARILTARKLLATKIGILAIACAAINDICGWILLGVSVSLAGSAGSLDALWTLLASAVFVVILIVVVRPVLLRVVGRIWKLDSHGHAPHPSNIIMSGTVFLLFLCSLATEWIGIHAMFGAFTLGAVIPKTHGFNQAITEKIEDLVLVFLLPLYFVISGLRTDLTTLNTGESWLGVLVIISCACAGKIFGAGIMAKILGSSTRDSFYIGVLMNTRGLVELIVLNLGLDFKIIEKNVFGIMVLMAVFTTILTSPIISLFNKKPKKAIPGEQTVVLCTSSLDIGPSLVDLGYCIGNKVQATGFTRRKLKKIYLLALAEVNDRPSDFISQIRKDMSKEAFTHLSAQSQHLKMKISIKSIVSDNDNLSKDVLEFSESRGAGLIIIGEGSRQGHGRGGNLSSDVVYSLIKNSNSHVGLFTDKSGSRGGYHRFKRILLAYNAQRNPNDQEALNIANTMASSNNTKITIIVFDNELYWEQQKKLKSSTQDSKLLIHSQPIADSDINNNNNNNNNNNNNNNNELISSGQNNSILTHRHHISADNTLAQSEITPTTHLDINNIHSMQPTPMIGENQLPINTPSSATGADSINSGSIATSSNQNNVVGFKKFETHLESVINGKNRSSINVIYKPQRSRLKVLLSECSNYDLLIVPFEPTKQNINSFPSFHVPGIDIMKKSLSMVHLPGYKKNPSTNSPLPERDIEHLEEFDDHPHIKNGSTNNLSASAHRGGSFSKSGNHGSSGNLNNSGSANPLGKAGEITDGHVEVEMDNLRSSDDSDQNLDDEPYWSKCPISSLVIHHKDTIPQVISELNNKKNAEENDTNKNSNNSNNDNNNDINNNNIILPDDTPYEVDPSDLKISQTIV; translated from the coding sequence ATGGTAACAGCAAACCCATTACATGAAGATGTAGGATTATTTTTAGTTCaatgtttattaattatatttatatcaaGATGTGTAACATGGTTATTTGCCAAGATTCAACAACCACCAGTGATAGCAGAGATTATATCTGGTATATTGTTAGGACCAACGGCGTTAGGTAAAATACCAGGATTTTCATCACATTTATTTACAGATGCAtcattaaagattttaaatgtATTTGCACAAATTGGGTTGGtattttttatgtttatcATTGGGTTGGAATTAGATCCAACTTTATTTAAAGGACAAATTAAGACATCATTATTGATTTCAGCAGCATCGATTGCAATTCCATTTGGGTTGGGTATTGCAGCATCGGTTTACTTGGCAGAGATTCAAAATACCGTATGGAGTTATTCATTGGGTATTTTCATTGGTGTGGCATTGTGCATTACAGCATTCCCAGTGTTGGCACGTATTCTCACCGCAAGAAAGTTATTAGCAACAAAGATTGGTATTCTTGCAATTGCATGCGCTGCTATCAATGATATTTGCGGTTGGATTCTATTGGGTGTGTCTGTGTCATTGGCAGGCTCTGCAGGATCATTGGATGCCCTATGGACATTGTTGGCATCGGCAGTATTTGTGGTGATTTTGATTGTGGTGGTCAGACCGGTGCTATTGAGAGTTGTGGGTAGAATTTGGAAATTGGATTCTCACGGACATGCACCACACCCATCCAATATCATCATGTCGGGTACGGTTTTCCTTTTATTCCTTTGTTCATTAGCAACTGAATGGATTGGTATTCATGCAATGTTTGGCGCATTTACATTGGGAGCAGTCATACCAAAGACACATGGTTTCAATCAAGCAATTACTGAAAAGATTGAAGATTTGGTTTTAGTATTCCTTTTACCATTGTATTTTGTTATCTCTGGTTTAAGAACTGACCTTACCACATTGAATACCGGTGAATCTTGGTTAGGTGTATTGGTAATCATTAGTTGTGCATGTGCTGGTAAAATTTTCGGTGCAGGTATTATGGCAAAGATTTTAGGTTCAAGTACACGTGACTCCTTCTATATTGGTGTTTTAATGAATACAAGAGGTTTAGTAGAATTGATTGTATTGAATTTAGgattagattttaaaatcattgaaaaaaatGTGTTTGGTATTATGGTGTTAATGGCAGTTTTCACAACAATCTTAACAAGTCCAATCATTTCATTATTCAATAAGAAACCAAAGAAGGCCATACCAGGTGAACAAACTGTTGTACTTTGTACCAGTAGTTTAGATATTGGTCCATCATTAGTTGATTTAGGTTATTGTATTGGTAACAAAGTTCAAGCAACAGGTTTCACTCGtagaaaattgaaaaagatttatttattagcaTTGGCAGAGGTGAATGATAGACCATCAGATTTCATAAGTCAAATTCGTAAAGATATGTCAAAGGAGGCTTTCACACATCTTTCAGCACAAAGTcaacatttgaaaatgaaaatctcAATCAAATCAATCGTATCCGATAATGATAATCTTTCCAAAGATGTTTTGGAATTCTCAGAGAGTAGAGGTGCAGGTTTAATAATCATTGGTGAAGGTAGTAGACAAGGACATGGTAGAGGCGGTAATCTAAGTAGTGATGTTGTATatagtttaattaaaaattcaaattctcaTGTTGGTTTATTCACTGATAAATCAGGTTCAAGAGGTGGTTATCATCGTTTCAAGAGAATACTTTTAGCTTATAATGCTCAAAGAAATCCAAATGATCAAGAAGCATTAAACATTGCAAATACAATGgcttcttcaaataatacaaaaataaCAATCATTGTTTTCGATAATGAATTATATTGGGAACAACAAAAGAAACTTAAATCATCTACTCaagattcaaaattattaattcatagTCAACCAATTGCTGATagtgatattaataataataacaataataacaataataataataataataataataatgaattaatatctAGTGGtcaaaataattcaattttaactcATAGACATCATATAAGCGCAGATAATACTTTAGCTCAAAGTGAAATTACACCAACAACTCAtttagatattaataatattcattCAATGCAACCAACTCCAATGATTGGTGAAAAtcaattaccaattaataCACCAAGCTCAGCCACTGGTGCCGATTCAATCAATAGTGGTTCAATTGCAACAAGttcaaatcaaaacaatGTTGTtggatttaaaaagtttgaaaCTCATTTAGAGTCTGTAATCAATGGAAAGAACAGATCATCAATTAATGTAATCTATAAACCACAACGTTCAAGATTAAAGGTTTTATTAAGTGAATGTTCAAATTATGATCTTTTAATTGTACCATTTGAACCAACTAAACAAAATATCAACTCTTTCCCATCTTTCCATGTACCAGGTATTGACATTATGAAGAAATCTTTATCAATGGTTCATTTACCAGGTTATAAAAAGAATCCTTCCACTAACTCTCCATTACCTGAAAGAGATATTGAGCATCTTGAAGAGTTTGATGATCATCCacatattaaaaatggtaGTACAAATAATCTATCTGCTTCTGCCCATCGTGGTGGTTCGTTCAGTAAATCTGGTAACCATGGTAGCTCTGGTAATCTTAACAATAGTGGTAGTGCTAATCCATTGGGTAAAGCTGGCGAAATCACTGATGGTCATGTAGAAGTTGAAATGGATAATCTTCGTTCTAGTGATGATTCTGATCAGAATCTTGATGATGAACCTTATTGGTCAAAATGTCCAATCTCTTCTTTGGTAATTCACCATAAAGATACTATCCCACAGGTTATTAgcgaattaaataataagaaGAATGCTGAAGAAAATGATaccaataaaaatagtaataatagtaataatgataataacaatgatattaacaataataatatcattttacCAGACGATACTCCATACGAAGTTGATCCATCTGATCTTAAAATTAGTCAAACgattgtttaa